The genomic stretch AGCACATAGTTTGAGTCGTTTTTTTTCAGTTCTGATGATGAAATTGTTACCTTATGCCAAAGAAGAAGGGTATGCAAAACCAATGGCCAAGGAAATTACCTGGCCCCAAACTTTATTTGCAAGCCTGGCAGGTCTTATCCCGTATATTTTTCTCGTTAACCTTCATCCCAAATTTTCACTGAGTTTGGTTTTGATCCTTCCTAGTTTGTATTATATGTTTTCACTGATGAAACGTTGGATCGGTGGATTTACCGGAGATTGTTTGGGAGCAGTCCAACAAGTAGTAGAAACTTGTCTTTGGGTTTCGGGAGTATTGATTTGGACCTCTATTTAATTCGCCATCCAGAAACCATTGCACCCAAAGGTACTTGTTATGGCCGCACCGACTTCCCTCTCAAATACCCTGTGGAAGATACGGCGGACTCCACTTTTCCACATTTACCAGCATTATTTGATTTGTTCCTTTCGAGTCCTGCACCAAGAGCATTAAAACTTTCTTCTGCTTTATTAACCAAATACAATTTATCACCAGTGGAACACTCCGAAATACCAACTGACGAACGTTTGTGGGAGATGAACTTTGGAGACTGGGATGGAAAACTTTGGGAAGAAATCCCAAGAAAAGAAACCATCCCTTGGATGAAAGACTTCGTAAATGCAAAAACTCCTGGAGGAGAAGCTTTTACTGATCTTATCTTACGAATGGATTCTTTTATCAATGATTGGAAGGAAGGTGGAAATTTAAGGAACCATTGGGAAAAAACAAATAACAAATCCTTAAACTCATTGATTGTTGTTTGCCACTCAGGTCCCATCCGTGCAGCCCTCTGCAAACAATACGGAACACCTTACGAAGAAGCTTTCAAATCACCCGTGGACTTTGGATCTGTCCACAAATTAGAGATTAGTTAAACCTTCTTTTTTTCACCAAGTGGTCCTAGTTTTGCTAGGATCAATTCGTTCACAAGTTTCGGATCGGCTTTCCCTTTGGTTTCTTTCATCACTCCACCAACGATGGCACCGAGCACACGGTCTTTTCCGTTTTTCCAACCTTCCACTGATTCAGGTTGTGATTCAATCACACGAATGACAATTTCTTCCAGTGCTTTGTCATCACGAACTACTTTCAAACCTTTTGCTTCGACAATCGTTTCCGGTTGGTCTTTGGAAGTTAACATATCTTCAAAGATGGTTTTTGCAATTTTTCCTGTAATTTCACCAGAGTTGATGAGTTTTACAAGTTTACCAATACGCAATGGATCGATTGCAAATTCTTGGATGGAAATGTTTTCTTTGTTTACGATACCAAGAATCTCATCTTTTACCCAGTTAGATGTTTTTTTTGCATCCCCAGAAACGAGGAGAGCTTCTTCGAAGTATTCAGCTATCTCACGTTCGCTGGTGAGTACTTCTGCATCGTATTCAGGAAGACCAAGTTCTGTTTTGTATCTTTCTTTTTTTTGTTTAGGAAGTTCTGGTAAAGTTTTACGGATGTCTTCAATAAACGAATCAGAAATTTGGATGGTTGGAAGATCTGGTTCTGGGAAGTAACGATAATCATGACTCATTTCTTTAGAACGCATCGGAATGGTTTTGAGTAATGTGGCATCCCAAAGTTTTGTCATTTGGCGGAAAGTTTCTCCACGAGAATACATATCCTTTTGCCATTCCACTTCATAGTCTATCGCTTGTTTTACGGCCTTAAAAGAGTTTAGGTTTTTAATTTCTACACGAGTACGAAATCCTTTTTCTCCCTTGGGTCGAATGGAAACGTTAGCATCACAACGAAGAGAGCCTTCTTCCATATTACAATCTGAAACTTGAATGTATCGTAAGATTGTTTTGAGCTCATTCAAATAAACATAAGCTTCATCAGAAGAACGAAGATCAGGTTCTGATACAATTTCAATCAAAGGAGTTCCAGCACGGTTATAGTCAACGTAGGAACGATTGATGGATGGATCGTGGGAGTGGATTAGTTTTCCAGCATCCTCTTCCATATGAATTCTTGTGAGGGGAATGAATTTTTCTTCCGTTTCCCCTTTTAATTTGATATGGATTCCCCCTTGGGTGGCATAGGGTTTATCAAACTGAGAAATTTGGTAACCCTTTGGTAAATCAGGGTAAAAATAATTTTTACGATCAAATTTTGTAAATCTTGTGATTTCACATCCAAGTGCCACACCAGCACGAACCGCCTTTTCCAAAACCACTTCATTTAACACTGGTAATGTGCCAGGAAGTGCCACACAAAGTGTGGAGATATGAGTGTTTGGGCTACCGCCAAATTCGTTTGTGGCGGTGGAAAATATTTTTGATAGAGTATTGAGCTGGACGTGGACTTCCAGACCGATGATGACTTCGTATTCCATGGGTTTGGAAACAGGATTTTCCCGGAAAATCAGACTGGCAATTCAATTTCCGGGCGAAATCAATCCAGAGGGTCTGGGGCCGATTGCATCACCAGTTTATATAGGTTTTTTTGTTCCCGAGAGATGCTAATTTCCCCAGTTTGGTGCAATTTTTTTGTAAACTCGGAAAGCTCTCGCACTCGAGATTCAAAGGCGATCCCAATTTTTTTATCTTCAAGGGCGATATGGGACAAAAGCCAATTTCTAAGGTCTTGGACCAAATGAAGTCCTGCTCGAGGATGCCCCAACTTAAATTCATCGTTTCTTGTTTTGATAAAGTCAATGAATCGTTTATGTTGATTCATATGTTGGACTACATCCGTATATCGGAAGTATCTCATAATTTTATCTTCCACACCGAAATGGTCCTTTGTGTATTCAATAGCGGAAGTTATAACCCTTTGAAATGTATCACTCGAACCGTCACCTAACTTTAACGAGTTGTCTAACTCAACAATCATCTTTAAAAGCCAAATGTGTTGTAAATCGATAATGGGAATACCAGTGGCTAAATTATATGTTTTCCAGATATTTCTTATTTCCTGGATAATATCAATAGATTGTTCATGAAGTGTGATATGGGTTGTATCCACCTGAACTATATTTTGATAAATTAAAAGTTGTTCTTTTGAAATTGGATATTTACCTGATTTTAGAATTTCATTACAGTAAGATTTTAAATCAACTGCACTTGCTTTGAAAAAATCCGCATAATCGGTATCATCATGTAAGATATGTTGAAACAGCCATTTTTTTAAAATTTGCAAAATGCCTAAAGCGGCCATTTGATTATTTTTTGCTTCGTAATATTTTTCAGTTAACCGTTCTACAAATTTTCGATGGCTACTAACATGCTCAGAAAATTCTGGATAGTTAAAATGTTCGAGAATATCTTCTTCTAAGGCAAAGTGTTCTGCAACATAATCCAAAGCCTTTCGAAAGGAAGAATGAACATCCACATCAGATCCATCTTTTTCAGATTCAACAATGGTCTCTTCTAACTCTAGAATGATATGAACCAACCATACATGTTGTAGATCGATGATAGGAATTCCAAGATGGAAAGGTTCACTTAACCAAGTGATTCTTAAGGAATCTAAATGCGCGGAAAAATCCTTCTGCATAGTTCCACAAAAATATTCACTCACTTGGTGTCACGGATTTAGAATCATTTGAGGAATTGATATTTATCAGTAGTTTCGAAAAAAAGTGTATATTGATCATACAATGTAAATAGTGATCAATTTTGTAGCAAATTCAATCGATACACTCCCGAACTTATCCCAGGAGTGTATCTTCCTACGGCGGAATTAGACTAAACGAAAAACTTAGTTGTTAACTTCACCATTAGTCTCACAAAACCAGAGTAAGGTGGATACATCAACTTCGCAATGGATGCCTTAGGAGTTTGTAAAACTGATCTTTCGTGTGAAAAAGTTTTAAACCCAAAAAGTCCATGGTAACTACCATGTCCAGAATGGTTCACACCACCAAATGGAAGATTTGAATTCACAAGATGAAGGATCACATCGTTGATTACGGCTCCACCTGAACTGGTTCTTTTCAGAACATACTTGGATGTACTTCTTTTTTTAGTAAAAATATACAAAGCAAGTGGCTTCGGTCTTTCATTGATGATTTGGATGGCTTCGTCCAAAGTTTTATAAGTGATGATAGGCAAAAGTGGTCCAAAAATTTCATCTTCCATAATACGAGCGTCTAAAGAGACATTCGAGAGGATGGTTGGTGAAATAAAATTATCCGAACTTCTTACTTCTCCGCCATAAGCAATTTTTGCCCCTTTTTTGACTGCATCATCTACATAAGAGGAAACTCTACCAAAGTTTTTTGCATTCACGATACGGCAAAAGTCAGGGCTTGCAGTAAAATTTTCTGGTTTGGATTTAAAGAAACTTTCTGTGGTTTCTTTTGCATTTTTAACAAACTCTTCTACTTTTGATTCAGGGATCAAAAGGTAATCCGGAGCGACACAAGTTTGGCCTGCGTTTAAAAATTTTCCCCACATAATTCTTTCTGCAGCAACTTTTAAATCAGCGTCTTCTGCAACTATCGAAGGAGATTTACCACCTAATTCAAGCGTTACGCTAGTTAAGTGTTTTGCAGCTGCTGCCATTACAATTTTACCAACTGGTGTGGAACCAGTAAAAAAGATATGGTCAAAAGGCACTTCGAGTAAAGCAGTTGCAACCGCAACATCACCTTCAAAAACGGCAACTTCATCTTCTGCAAATATTTCACTTAACATTGCTTTGATGACATCAGCAGTATGTGGCGTAAACTCAGAAGGTTTCAACATGATTGTGTTTCCAGCCGCAATCGCTGCTGCAAGAGGGGCAATCGCAAGATGGAATGGATAATTCCAAGGAGCAATGATAAGGCAAACTCCCTTTGGTTCATAAACAATACGACTTGTGGCACCAAGTAAAGTTGGTGGAGTCATTACGTTTTTTGGGCGCATCCAATGTTTTACATGGCGGATGGCATCATTGATTTCTGCAATGGTAGGTAAAATTTCAGTGATGTCCACTTCTCCAGCAGATTTTTTAAAATCGGAATGGAGAGCGATTTGGATTTCTTTTTGGTATTTTAGGACTGCTTCTTTTAGTTTTTTTAATTTAAGAATCCGAGTTTTGAAATTGGACAAACGAAGTTCCAAAGACTTTTTCTTTTGTGCTTGGAAAATACGATCAATGTCAGAGGGAGTAAAACTTTTTGTTTGGATCACAGCCTTTCCAGAATTTGAGGTTTGAGTGAGAGTGGCTTGGGTCATGGGAATCTCCGTATTACTGACTCTCGTTCATTTAGAGGGGAAGTTCAAGAACTTTTTCGAAAATAGGGCCGAATCTATGTCTTTTTTATGCCAAAAACCCTTTTCCAAACCCTGGAGGAGGTCCGTTTTGTGCGTAGATTTCTGTTCTTTCTAAGTATAATTTGGCGGCTTTGTCCGAAGGATCGATATCACAAACTTCTCGAAACCCTTTCCCAGCTTTTTCAAATTCCCCATCCCAAAATAAATTAACACTGTCTTCAAACTGATCTTTCGTTTTTAACTTCAGTCCGAAAGATTCTTCTACACCTTCCACCAACACTTGCGCGATCCCAATTAACTTTTGTTTGGCTGGTATTTTCAAAAAATCCAATAATCGATGTGGGTAGGAATCAGGATGTTCTAACTCAAGAAGTGCATCCAAACTAATAATGATTTTTGCACCATATTTTTTGGTCATTGATTCCAAAGAATTGGCAACACCCATAGAATCTGATAATACAGCAGATTCGATTCTTTGTTCTTCACCAATGATTCCGAGCATCAATTCACCAAAATGTATCCCTACTCCAATTTGAATGCCAGAAACACGATGAGACATTGATTCATTATTCCACTTTGCAACTGTTTTGTGCATTTCGATTGCAGCAGATAAGGCATCTTCTGGTTTTCTTTCAAACAAAGCAAAAATAGCATCCCCAACATACTTTTCAATAAACCCATTATGGGAGCGAATGGTTGGCCCCACTTGTCTCAAATAATCGTTGAGAAATAAAAATGTTTCTTCTGGACTTAAAGATTCTGAAATTGCGGTAAAATTTCGAATGTCAGAAGACAATACTGACATTTGTTTTACGATAAAATCCCCGCGTTTGACTCTAGAATTGGAAACCTTTGAAAACAATTGAATGAGCCGCAAGGGAACAAATTTTGCATACACCTTGTTTGATGCTTCAAGGCGATTGTTTACTTCAATCAATTCTGTTGTCAAAGTATCCATTGAAGAATAAAACCTAGCGTTTCTTCTCGCGAGGAGAATGCTCTGAAATAAAAAGAAAACAAACAATGAAAATGGCATCAATGGTTGAGACTGAAACCAATAATTCCCTGCCATCAAATCATGTGTTGATCCAATCATAAGTAGTAATGATCCATAAAACACCAAACTACTATCTCTTTTTCTCTGTTTATAAATTTTCAAAATTACATAAAAAGAACAAATACTAAAAAACAGGATTAATACTTGAGAAAAAATATTTGTTTTTGTAAATAGTTTAGCGTCTGTTAATACAACAAAAGAAACAAAACAAGCCGTGATACTCCAACAAGAATACAACATCCACTTAGGTACTTCGGATCTTCCGGGGAACAAACTCTTTAGATAACCTAAGAAAAAACACACAAGAAGAGGAGCAGAAGTATAATCCAAAACCTGCATCCAATGCCAAGAAAAATCTGGGATTGCATAAACAATATAATAGTTATCAAGAACTACTAAACGAAGGCCAGTAAACGAACAAAACAAGGCAAAGTATAAAGAGCTTTTTTCTTCTCTTCTAAACAAAAACACTGTTAGTTGGTATAATGCCATCGTCAACATCGCACCAAAAACAAAAACCTCTCCTGCGGAATAAATAAGTGACTGATTTTGAATGACTTCCTTTGTCCCAATTTCAATTGGTTTTCTATATCCACCACGCGCATGATGAAAATTACTCACCACATAAAGTATTTCTTGTTCAAAACCTTCTGGTTGAAAAGATACATATTGGATTTGGTATTTTGGAACCGCACTTAATTCGTCAGTTCCCACCTTTCCAGAACTTGCAATTTTTTGCCGATTGACATATAACTCGTAAGAACTTGTCGCAGGTTGCACCCGAAGGTAATATCGAATGTTGGGATCGGGAACCTTTAGTGTTAGGCGAAATACTGCATAACCATCACCGCCTTCTCCTTCTGGTCTATAGGAATTCCAAGACGAGGGAACTTTCACATAAGCTTTGTTAGTTTCTTTTATTTTTTCAAATAAACTTTCCCCAAAAACCTCTCCCCAATAAAATTCCCACTCACCACCTGTTGAAAGTTTTTGATTGTTTTTAATGGCTTCAAGGGGAAGTTCCAAATATCCATTTTGTGCTTCTTGCGAAGATCCAAAATGGCAAGAGGACAATAAAATGATTGGTATAAAAAATACAAAAAGGATTTGGATTTGTGTTTTTATTTTTCCCATTCGGAAATCCCTTCCCAATCTTCACCGACACCTGCTGCTTGGTAGTATTCACATCTTTCAATATAAATCTGTGCTGCCAAATCTTCTGGATTGTTTGTTAACACCTCGCGAAATCCTTCTAATGCTGAAACAAATTCGGCACGTTCATAATCAAAAATTGCTGCTTCAAATCTTTCTTTATTTTCAATTTTTTTATTAGAAATATCATCAATACCCGAAATTAATACCTCTGCTATCATTACAGATTCTTGTTTTCCTTTGACCCGAACAAAATCTAAAATTCGATAAGGAATTGTATCTAAATCTTCATGCATCATAAGTGAAGTTAAACTTACAAGAATTCTTGCACCGTATTTTTTTGTTAAACCTTGAATGCGACTCGCAAGATTAACTGTGTCAGAAATAACGGTCGACTCAAATCTTTTCTCTTCCCCCAAAATTCCAAGCATGGTGTCACCAGAATGAATTCCAATCCCTGCATGAAGTGGTAAATATCCCAATGAACGCCTCCGTTCATTGTATTTTTCTAATTCCCATTGGATTTCTTCTGCTGCTTTGATGGAATCTTGAATCCCTCCATCAAACAATGCCATAATCGCACTTCCAATGTATTTATCGATAAAACCATTGTTTTTGCGAACACAAGGTCCAATCCTTCCTAAATAAGAATTAGTAAATAACATTCGGTTTTCAAGTGAAATGGAATATATGATATCCCAAAACTCCCAAATGTCTGCGAACAAAATGGTCATTTCTCTTTCGCTACTATCACCTAACTGAACTTCTTCGATACTTTCCTTTCCCAAATGAGTCAAAAAGTCACGAGGAATAAATTTTGCATAAAGTCGATTTGTTAAGATAAACTGTTCATTAATAGTTTCGAATTCTTCTTTTAATAATACTTTTTTATGGAAGTTTCTTGCCGTACGAAGTGTTACTATTGTGGACTGAACCCCAAAAAATAAAAATACAGCAATTTGAGATAATGTTGATTCTCCTTCCCCACGATAAGCAAGAAAAACGTCATAAACGAACCCAACAAACAGCACCAAATATCCTAAAAAGAAAATTCCTGATTCAGGCAACCCTCTAACCATCATTTGGTATAATCGAATTCCCAAAAACAAAGCATAAACAAGACCTAATACCTGAAATACAAGTTCAAACTGAGTATAAACTTCCGGCTTAATGATTAAGCCATAAACTAACATAAACTGTACGTAAGCGCTGAAATAAAGAATCAACTTTGTATCGATAAATCTAGGAAAAAGTCCATCAACAAACCACAAAAACAAAATTCCTAAAACAAATACAGATGCATAGTCAACATAAATCACTAGTTCCCAGGGAATATTTGGGAATACAGCATAAATTGTTTTACTACCAATAAAAGGAATTCTTGCAGCAAAAACTAAACAGAAAAACCCAAAGTAAAATGCTTCTCTTTGTTTGTTTCGATAGAAAAATAAAATAAAATGATACAAACCAAACATAAATATAGCGCCCGTTAACGCTAAATCAATCGTACTTTGTGCTAGAATATAATTTTGAACACTTTCAGCAAGGCCAAAGATTGGTGCATTGGGGAGGCCACCTTCTTTGTGATGGAAATTACTGACTTCAATTCGAATCTGAAGATGATTCTCTGCACCAATAGTAAAACTTTGCCCTTGGGCACTTGGAATGGTTGTTTCTTTCGTTTTGCCAGGAACTCCCGACACCAAACTTCTGTTACCCGCCAACAACCGAAATGAAGTGCGAACCTCAGGCAAATAAACCGAATAAATTTGATTTTCTTTGGGAAGATGAATGTCCAACACGTAGGTGCCATATCCCTTTCCATCCTTGATCTCCGAATGCAAAGGAACTTGGTTCCAAAGAGCTGGAACGGGAAGGTAAATTGAAGAAGGAGCACCTTCAGGAACGTTGAATTGTCCTGGATAAAATTTCCAGTCTCCGTGAAGCGCGATGGCGACTCCTGATTCAAACGAAACGTTTCTTAAATCCAATTCACCCGATTGAATTTTCGGCGAAGGAGCCACCATACGACAGGCCGTTGACAAAAGGGCAATGGAAAGATAGATTATTGTTTGGCGGGTCATCCCTAACCTTCAGAGACTTGGAGGACAAGAATTTGGAAAGGAAGTTTTCGAATTAAAAAAAATAATATTTTTTGGTTTGTACGACTATCCCATTCAGTTATTATGTCACCTAAATGAAAACTCCATCCGGACCCAACAAGGCCGCCCTTGCCTACCAAATCCTCGGCCGCTATTTACCGGATGAAGTTTTCTCCCATTTGAGTGATGATGAAATTGAATCACTCCTCATCAAGGTGGAGACCAATCCTTCCCCAACCCGAGGCCAAGAAAAAGACATCCTCCTTTCCTTTACCCAGTTCCTTCAAAAAAACCAGAAACAAACAAAGGGAAAAAATACAAATCAAGGGCACCCCACCAAAACCATGGGGAAATATGCGAAGGACGATAATTCTCCAGAAAAGAAGGCAAAAATTGGCCCTAAGTTCGAAAATTCCCCTTTAGTTGATGGCGGTTATACGAATAGCGAATATAATCCCCGAAATTTTGGGGGAACTGATGGGAAATACTCGCATAACGAAGATCCAGATTCAAATGAATTGTATTCTCTCCTCCAAGAAATCCTAAAAGAAGAAGAATCTAAGTCGAACGCACCTCTTTGGCCGGAACTCCCCAAATATTCTCTGGAAATGCTCCGCCACCTGACCATGGACGAATCGTCAGAAGTTGTGGCAAGGGTTCTTAGTTTTTCAGATCCAGAGACGGCCTCTGAAGTCCTATCCGAATACCCAGAAAACCATCGGGAGGATGTCATTTTAGCTCTTTCCGAAATTGACTACCATTCGGACAGAGAAAGGGACCAATTAGAGCGGTTCCTTCGGTTCAAAATGGAACTGATCGAGAAAAAAATGCCGGTTTCGAAGATCCGCAGCCGGAAGGCAAAAACTGCCGGCGAAATTCTGACTCGACTTCCTTTTTTGCCTTCTCAAAATTTAATTGAACGAATTCAGAAAAAAAGCCCAGAATATGCCGAAACTATAGTAGAACACTACTTTCGTTTGGAAGACCTCCTTCATTTAGGAAGGACGAGCCTCACTCGGTTCTTTTCTGAAATCCATCCTCTTGTCATAGCTTGTGCTTTGAAAGGAGTGGAGACGGATTTTCGCGACCAAGTTTATTCCAATTTGGAATCTTGGCTTGTGAAAGAAATAAAGATCGAATGGGATTCGTTAGGTCCTGTTTCTTTAGCAGAAATCGAAGAAGCCCAAAAGGGTATCTTAGATCGCTTGCGAGAGGCAATGGATGAGGGCAAAGTGAAACTCTGGAGATTGAAGTAAGTATATGGCAAAACTCGTCTTTAAACCAATCCAAATTGCCGACTTACAAGAAGAAGTTGAGATTCAACTTCCTGATAAGTACAAAAAATTTCATAAAACCGACGAACAAGAAGACTTCGAGATAGACCAAGAAGGGAATATCATTGAACAGTACCAAGGTCCATCGATTGAAGAAATCGAAGCGGAACTCCAAAGGTATCGCCAAGAAACTGAAGAACAAGTCCGTCAATTATTAGAAGACGCAAAAAAACAAGCCAAGTCCATTGAAGAAGAAGGTAGAACCAAAGCCTTCCAAATGGTTCAAGACTCCAAAGAAAAAATCAAACTAGAAGAAGACTCTGGCCGTGCCAAAGCGGAACAAATCTTAGATCGTGCTAAGATGGAAGTCGAACGTATGATCAAAGAAGCCGAAATGAAACAGGCTGA from Leptospira bourretii encodes the following:
- a CDS encoding histidine phosphatase family protein — protein: MDLYLIRHPETIAPKGTCYGRTDFPLKYPVEDTADSTFPHLPALFDLFLSSPAPRALKLSSALLTKYNLSPVEHSEIPTDERLWEMNFGDWDGKLWEEIPRKETIPWMKDFVNAKTPGGEAFTDLILRMDSFINDWKEGGNLRNHWEKTNNKSLNSLIVVCHSGPIRAALCKQYGTPYEEAFKSPVDFGSVHKLEIS
- the gatB gene encoding Asp-tRNA(Asn)/Glu-tRNA(Gln) amidotransferase subunit GatB → MEYEVIIGLEVHVQLNTLSKIFSTATNEFGGSPNTHISTLCVALPGTLPVLNEVVLEKAVRAGVALGCEITRFTKFDRKNYFYPDLPKGYQISQFDKPYATQGGIHIKLKGETEEKFIPLTRIHMEEDAGKLIHSHDPSINRSYVDYNRAGTPLIEIVSEPDLRSSDEAYVYLNELKTILRYIQVSDCNMEEGSLRCDANVSIRPKGEKGFRTRVEIKNLNSFKAVKQAIDYEVEWQKDMYSRGETFRQMTKLWDATLLKTIPMRSKEMSHDYRYFPEPDLPTIQISDSFIEDIRKTLPELPKQKKERYKTELGLPEYDAEVLTSEREIAEYFEEALLVSGDAKKTSNWVKDEILGIVNKENISIQEFAIDPLRIGKLVKLINSGEITGKIAKTIFEDMLTSKDQPETIVEAKGLKVVRDDKALEEIVIRVIESQPESVEGWKNGKDRVLGAIVGGVMKETKGKADPKLVNELILAKLGPLGEKKKV
- a CDS encoding bacteriohemerythrin; translation: MQKDFSAHLDSLRITWLSEPFHLGIPIIDLQHVWLVHIILELEETIVESEKDGSDVDVHSSFRKALDYVAEHFALEEDILEHFNYPEFSEHVSSHRKFVERLTEKYYEAKNNQMAALGILQILKKWLFQHILHDDTDYADFFKASAVDLKSYCNEILKSGKYPISKEQLLIYQNIVQVDTTHITLHEQSIDIIQEIRNIWKTYNLATGIPIIDLQHIWLLKMIVELDNSLKLGDGSSDTFQRVITSAIEYTKDHFGVEDKIMRYFRYTDVVQHMNQHKRFIDFIKTRNDEFKLGHPRAGLHLVQDLRNWLLSHIALEDKKIGIAFESRVRELSEFTKKLHQTGEISISREQKNLYKLVMQSAPDPLD
- a CDS encoding aldehyde dehydrogenase family protein, which translates into the protein MPMTQATLTQTSNSGKAVIQTKSFTPSDIDRIFQAQKKKSLELRLSNFKTRILKLKKLKEAVLKYQKEIQIALHSDFKKSAGEVDITEILPTIAEINDAIRHVKHWMRPKNVMTPPTLLGATSRIVYEPKGVCLIIAPWNYPFHLAIAPLAAAIAAGNTIMLKPSEFTPHTADVIKAMLSEIFAEDEVAVFEGDVAVATALLEVPFDHIFFTGSTPVGKIVMAAAAKHLTSVTLELGGKSPSIVAEDADLKVAAERIMWGKFLNAGQTCVAPDYLLIPESKVEEFVKNAKETTESFFKSKPENFTASPDFCRIVNAKNFGRVSSYVDDAVKKGAKIAYGGEVRSSDNFISPTILSNVSLDARIMEDEIFGPLLPIITYKTLDEAIQIINERPKPLALYIFTKKRSTSKYVLKRTSSGGAVINDVILHLVNSNLPFGGVNHSGHGSYHGLFGFKTFSHERSVLQTPKASIAKLMYPPYSGFVRLMVKLTTKFFV
- a CDS encoding adenylate/guanylate cyclase domain-containing protein, with protein sequence MGKIKTQIQILFVFFIPIILLSSCHFGSSQEAQNGYLELPLEAIKNNQKLSTGGEWEFYWGEVFGESLFEKIKETNKAYVKVPSSWNSYRPEGEGGDGYAVFRLTLKVPDPNIRYYLRVQPATSSYELYVNRQKIASSGKVGTDELSAVPKYQIQYVSFQPEGFEQEILYVVSNFHHARGGYRKPIEIGTKEVIQNQSLIYSAGEVFVFGAMLTMALYQLTVFLFRREEKSSLYFALFCSFTGLRLVVLDNYYIVYAIPDFSWHWMQVLDYTSAPLLVCFFLGYLKSLFPGRSEVPKWMLYSCWSITACFVSFVVLTDAKLFTKTNIFSQVLILFFSICSFYVILKIYKQRKRDSSLVFYGSLLLMIGSTHDLMAGNYWFQSQPLMPFSLFVFFLFQSILLARRNARFYSSMDTLTTELIEVNNRLEASNKVYAKFVPLRLIQLFSKVSNSRVKRGDFIVKQMSVLSSDIRNFTAISESLSPEETFLFLNDYLRQVGPTIRSHNGFIEKYVGDAIFALFERKPEDALSAAIEMHKTVAKWNNESMSHRVSGIQIGVGIHFGELMLGIIGEEQRIESAVLSDSMGVANSLESMTKKYGAKIIISLDALLELEHPDSYPHRLLDFLKIPAKQKLIGIAQVLVEGVEESFGLKLKTKDQFEDSVNLFWDGEFEKAGKGFREVCDIDPSDKAAKLYLERTEIYAQNGPPPGFGKGFLA
- a CDS encoding adenylate/guanylate cyclase domain-containing protein gives rise to the protein MTRQTIIYLSIALLSTACRMVAPSPKIQSGELDLRNVSFESGVAIALHGDWKFYPGQFNVPEGAPSSIYLPVPALWNQVPLHSEIKDGKGYGTYVLDIHLPKENQIYSVYLPEVRTSFRLLAGNRSLVSGVPGKTKETTIPSAQGQSFTIGAENHLQIRIEVSNFHHKEGGLPNAPIFGLAESVQNYILAQSTIDLALTGAIFMFGLYHFILFFYRNKQREAFYFGFFCLVFAARIPFIGSKTIYAVFPNIPWELVIYVDYASVFVLGILFLWFVDGLFPRFIDTKLILYFSAYVQFMLVYGLIIKPEVYTQFELVFQVLGLVYALFLGIRLYQMMVRGLPESGIFFLGYLVLFVGFVYDVFLAYRGEGESTLSQIAVFLFFGVQSTIVTLRTARNFHKKVLLKEEFETINEQFILTNRLYAKFIPRDFLTHLGKESIEEVQLGDSSEREMTILFADIWEFWDIIYSISLENRMLFTNSYLGRIGPCVRKNNGFIDKYIGSAIMALFDGGIQDSIKAAEEIQWELEKYNERRRSLGYLPLHAGIGIHSGDTMLGILGEEKRFESTVISDTVNLASRIQGLTKKYGARILVSLTSLMMHEDLDTIPYRILDFVRVKGKQESVMIAEVLISGIDDISNKKIENKERFEAAIFDYERAEFVSALEGFREVLTNNPEDLAAQIYIERCEYYQAAGVGEDWEGISEWEK
- a CDS encoding FliG C-terminal domain-containing protein encodes the protein MKTPSGPNKAALAYQILGRYLPDEVFSHLSDDEIESLLIKVETNPSPTRGQEKDILLSFTQFLQKNQKQTKGKNTNQGHPTKTMGKYAKDDNSPEKKAKIGPKFENSPLVDGGYTNSEYNPRNFGGTDGKYSHNEDPDSNELYSLLQEILKEEESKSNAPLWPELPKYSLEMLRHLTMDESSEVVARVLSFSDPETASEVLSEYPENHREDVILALSEIDYHSDRERDQLERFLRFKMELIEKKMPVSKIRSRKAKTAGEILTRLPFLPSQNLIERIQKKSPEYAETIVEHYFRLEDLLHLGRTSLTRFFSEIHPLVIACALKGVETDFRDQVYSNLESWLVKEIKIEWDSLGPVSLAEIEEAQKGILDRLREAMDEGKVKLWRLK